One part of the Streptomyces lienomycini genome encodes these proteins:
- a CDS encoding GntR family transcriptional regulator yields MDYPNDQAPGAPVRSGIPEHGRVPKYYAVKARIDRLVGALGEGRAIPTERDLAERYEVARETVRQALRELVLEGKLRRQGRGTVVAGPKLAQPLSLASYTEGVRRQGRTPGRALVTLDRFPCPDVLAAETGLTRGEPVWHLERVLLADDERVGLESTYVAVARIPDLDTAFDPDSSFYAHLAEQGIAFGDADERIETVLATPREALLIGTPPALPMLLIHRVSRDTGGRPLERVRTLYRGDRFSFTTHLRG; encoded by the coding sequence GTGGACTATCCGAACGACCAGGCCCCCGGCGCCCCCGTCCGCTCCGGGATCCCCGAGCACGGCCGCGTGCCGAAGTACTACGCCGTCAAGGCACGGATCGACCGCCTCGTCGGCGCACTCGGGGAGGGCCGCGCCATCCCCACCGAGCGGGACCTGGCCGAGCGCTACGAGGTTGCCCGCGAGACCGTGCGGCAGGCCCTGCGCGAACTCGTGCTGGAGGGCAAACTGCGCCGGCAGGGACGCGGCACCGTGGTCGCGGGCCCCAAGCTGGCGCAGCCGCTGTCCCTGGCCAGCTACACGGAGGGCGTCCGGCGCCAGGGGCGCACCCCCGGTCGTGCGCTCGTCACCCTCGACCGCTTCCCCTGCCCCGACGTGCTCGCCGCCGAGACCGGCCTCACGCGCGGGGAGCCCGTCTGGCACCTGGAGCGCGTACTGCTCGCCGACGACGAGCGGGTCGGGCTCGAGAGCACCTACGTAGCCGTGGCCCGCATCCCCGACCTGGACACCGCCTTCGACCCCGACTCCTCCTTCTACGCCCACCTCGCCGAGCAGGGCATCGCCTTCGGGGACGCCGACGAACGCATCGAGACCGTGCTCGCCACCCCGCGCGAGGCCCTGCTCATCGGCACCCCGCCGGCCCTCCCGATGCTGCTCATCCACCGTGTCTCCCGCGACACCGGGGGACGCCCGCTGGAGCGGGTGCGCACGCTCTACCGGGGCGACCGCTTCTCCTTCACCACCCATCTGCGCGGCTGA
- a CDS encoding HAD family hydrolase translates to MTPTTDTTPTTDTTPTTDTTPTTDTTPTTDTTPTTDTTPTTDTTPAPDIRLVVLDMAGTTVADGGLVERAFDTAARALGVEPGTPDHAEKLAHVRATMGESKISVFRHLFGDEDRARHANAAFEQAYGALVGGGLIAPVPGAREAVEELAADGRTVVLTTGFARVTQDAILDALGWRGLVPLTLCPADAGGRGRPHPDMVLTAFLRTGAADAVRQVAVVGDTSYDVLSGVRAGAGLVAGVRTGAHGDDALREAGATHVLDSVADLPALLRGAG, encoded by the coding sequence ATGACACCCACGACCGACACGACACCCACGACCGACACGACACCCACGACCGACACGACACCCACGACCGACACGACACCCACGACCGACACGACACCCACGACCGACACGACACCCACGACCGACACGACGCCCGCCCCCGACATCCGCCTCGTCGTCCTCGACATGGCCGGCACCACCGTCGCCGACGGCGGCCTCGTCGAGCGTGCCTTCGACACCGCCGCCCGCGCCCTGGGCGTCGAACCCGGCACCCCGGACCACGCCGAGAAGCTCGCCCACGTCCGCGCCACCATGGGCGAGTCCAAGATCTCCGTCTTCCGGCACCTGTTCGGCGACGAGGACCGCGCCCGGCATGCCAACGCCGCCTTCGAGCAGGCGTACGGCGCCCTCGTCGGCGGCGGCCTGATCGCCCCCGTACCCGGCGCCCGCGAGGCCGTCGAGGAACTGGCCGCCGACGGCCGCACCGTCGTCCTCACCACCGGATTCGCCCGCGTCACCCAGGACGCCATCCTCGACGCGCTCGGCTGGCGCGGCCTGGTGCCGCTCACCCTGTGCCCCGCCGACGCCGGCGGACGCGGACGCCCCCACCCGGACATGGTGCTGACGGCGTTCCTGCGCACCGGCGCCGCCGATGCCGTACGGCAGGTCGCCGTCGTCGGCGACACCTCGTACGACGTGCTCAGCGGGGTACGGGCCGGTGCCGGACTGGTCGCCGGGGTGCGGACCGGGGCCCACGGCGACGACGCCCTCCGTGAGGCGGGCGCGACCCACGTCCTCGACTCCGTCGCCGACCTGCCCGCCCTGCTGCGCGGAGCCGGCTGA
- a CDS encoding TIGR03364 family FAD-dependent oxidoreductase, giving the protein MQRSVAVVKVIVVGAGVVGTMHAWHAVNRGHEVVQIERETEARGASLRNFGQIWVSGRAGGEELETALRARELWEELGGRIPALGFRPNGSLTPLRGDLERAVAEAALARPDAAARGHKLLTPGEARALNPALRGAFDAALYCERDAAVEPRTAQLALRAELGRSPRYTFLPGREVRDVVGEHAVRDDHGDTHTGDAVVLCTGAWLGGLVRELAGPDLPVRRVRLQMMQTDPLGEPLTTSVADADSFRYYPAYGSPALDELNARQPQPATAAEHRMQLLMVQRADGGLTIGDTHAYDHPFDFDTVEDPYEHLTGVVESLLGRPLPTIRRRWAGVYAQCTDKSRVVHRQRVRDGVWLVTGPGGRGMTCSPAIAETTANELGW; this is encoded by the coding sequence ATGCAAAGGAGCGTGGCGGTCGTGAAAGTCATAGTCGTCGGAGCCGGCGTGGTGGGCACCATGCACGCCTGGCACGCAGTGAACCGCGGCCACGAGGTCGTACAGATCGAGCGCGAGACCGAGGCCCGTGGTGCCTCGCTGCGCAATTTCGGCCAGATCTGGGTCAGTGGCCGAGCAGGCGGGGAGGAGCTGGAGACCGCGCTGCGGGCCCGGGAGCTGTGGGAGGAGCTCGGCGGCCGGATCCCGGCGCTGGGCTTCCGCCCGAACGGCTCCCTGACCCCGCTCCGCGGCGATCTGGAGCGCGCCGTCGCCGAGGCGGCGCTCGCCCGCCCGGACGCCGCCGCCCGCGGCCACAAGCTCCTCACCCCCGGCGAGGCTCGCGCCCTGAACCCGGCCCTGCGCGGCGCGTTCGACGCCGCGCTGTACTGCGAGCGCGACGCCGCCGTCGAACCGCGCACCGCACAGCTCGCCCTGCGCGCGGAACTGGGCAGGTCCCCGCGCTACACCTTCCTGCCCGGCCGCGAGGTCCGCGACGTCGTCGGCGAACACGCCGTCCGCGACGACCACGGCGACACGCACACCGGCGACGCCGTCGTCCTGTGCACCGGCGCCTGGCTCGGCGGCCTCGTCCGCGAGCTGGCCGGCCCCGACCTGCCGGTGCGCCGCGTCCGCCTCCAGATGATGCAGACCGACCCCCTCGGCGAACCGCTCACCACCTCGGTCGCCGACGCCGACAGCTTCCGCTACTACCCCGCCTACGGCTCGCCCGCCCTGGACGAGCTGAACGCCCGGCAGCCGCAGCCCGCCACCGCCGCCGAGCACCGCATGCAGTTGCTGATGGTCCAGCGCGCCGACGGCGGCCTGACCATCGGCGACACCCACGCGTACGACCACCCCTTCGACTTCGACACCGTCGAGGACCCCTACGAGCACCTCACCGGCGTCGTCGAGTCCCTCCTCGGCCGCCCGCTGCCCACGATCCGCCGCCGCTGGGCCGGGGTGTACGCGCAGTGCACCGACAAGAGCCGGGTCGTGCACCGGCAGCGGGTGCGCGACGGCGTGTGGCTGGTCACCGGGCCCGGCGGGCGCGGCATGACCTGCTCGCCCGCGATAGCCGAGACCACCGCGAACGAACTGGGCTGGTGA